In Microvenator marinus, one genomic interval encodes:
- a CDS encoding HupE/UreJ family protein encodes MRAITIFLTLFFWSFGVFGHQTGESTYLAHVKPDQQVVDVLVSFPGRDAAHHLELDENQDEVISPQEMLVGFDRLNRYVASHLMVSNDGQPCQVVETRQSPVAESPDAYWLMQSYTCEAALNEIELKNSVLLESRGSYTHMGRVQIGERIDATVFNTQFPTYSFSLGAPPTLTELIPRYLWEGVVHIVLGPDHVLFVVLLVLLVLGVRRLLVVVTSFTLAHSVTLILAALEIVDISASIVEPLIAISIGYMALEAIFRKEPPKYLAAYTFAFGLIHGFGFSYVLRDNVGLPTDALVPALASFNIGVELGQVAIILCLYPLRKWAAGKPWETKAVRVVAGLSLVLAVFWLIQRVFF; translated from the coding sequence ATGCGCGCCATCACCATATTTCTCACCCTATTCTTCTGGTCTTTTGGAGTGTTTGGACATCAGACCGGCGAGAGTACCTATCTCGCGCACGTCAAACCGGACCAGCAGGTGGTGGACGTTCTGGTCTCCTTTCCTGGCCGGGATGCCGCGCACCACCTAGAGCTTGACGAGAACCAAGACGAGGTCATTTCACCACAAGAAATGCTCGTCGGCTTCGATCGACTCAACCGATACGTGGCGAGTCATCTGATGGTCTCCAATGACGGCCAGCCTTGTCAGGTTGTTGAGACGCGGCAGAGCCCCGTGGCGGAAAGCCCGGACGCCTATTGGTTGATGCAAAGCTACACTTGCGAGGCCGCGCTCAACGAGATCGAACTCAAGAACTCGGTGCTCCTCGAATCCCGCGGCTCCTACACCCATATGGGGCGAGTACAGATCGGCGAGAGGATCGACGCGACGGTCTTCAACACCCAGTTTCCAACCTACAGCTTCAGTCTTGGAGCCCCGCCAACCCTCACCGAACTGATCCCTCGTTACCTCTGGGAAGGCGTTGTGCACATCGTTCTTGGACCGGACCACGTGCTCTTTGTGGTGTTGCTGGTGCTCCTTGTACTGGGCGTAAGAAGGCTTTTGGTCGTGGTGACTTCGTTTACCCTTGCCCATAGCGTGACGCTCATCCTTGCGGCGCTTGAGATCGTGGATATCTCGGCGTCTATTGTTGAGCCCCTGATCGCGATTTCTATCGGCTATATGGCGCTGGAAGCCATCTTCAGAAAAGAGCCGCCGAAGTATCTGGCGGCCTATACCTTTGCGTTTGGGCTGATTCACGGCTTCGGGTTCTCTTACGTGCTTCGAGATAACGTCGGTCTTCCGACGGATGCACTGGTGCCGGCGCTGGCCTCGTTCAACATAGGCGTTGAGCTCGGCCAAGTTGCCATCATCCTGTGTCTTTACCCTCTGCGAAAGTGGGCGGCCGGGAAGCCCTGGGAGACCAAGGCGGTCCGCGTAGTCGCTGGCCTTTCGCTGGTGCTCGCCGTATTCTGGTTGATTCAACGAGTGTTCTTTTGA
- a CDS encoding 3-keto-5-aminohexanoate cleavage protein, producing the protein MSDLAILTCALNGVLTDPAQHPVPYTPEDMASSARDAYNAGASVIHLHIREQEMGRFPSWDPDLAALCVDAIREACPGILINLTTGVVGPDISGPVGCLERVKPEIAAMNSGSLNYLKIRRDGSWAWPPMLFDNPVEKVSKYLDVMHAHNIIPECECFDTGILRSIAMFEANSLLKGPYTVSLVQGVSSGMPARTDLLPILVDELGPGKHWQSIVIGRDEVWEIHRKTAELGGHLRCGVEDTFYLEDGSKVDGNGPLIAALAKVAEDAGRKVASPDEARELLRPRTSA; encoded by the coding sequence ATGAGTGATTTGGCGATTTTGACCTGTGCGCTGAATGGCGTGCTGACCGACCCTGCACAACACCCGGTTCCTTATACACCGGAAGATATGGCGTCCTCGGCGCGCGATGCCTACAACGCCGGCGCATCCGTGATTCACTTACACATCCGAGAACAGGAGATGGGCCGCTTCCCGTCATGGGATCCGGACCTCGCCGCCCTATGTGTGGACGCGATTCGAGAGGCTTGTCCGGGCATTCTGATCAACCTCACCACAGGCGTGGTTGGCCCCGATATCAGTGGTCCGGTCGGGTGTTTGGAACGCGTCAAACCCGAGATAGCGGCGATGAATTCGGGTTCCTTGAACTACCTGAAGATTCGGCGAGACGGCTCTTGGGCATGGCCACCTATGCTTTTTGATAATCCGGTGGAGAAGGTTTCGAAGTACCTCGACGTCATGCACGCCCACAACATCATTCCCGAATGTGAGTGCTTCGATACCGGGATTCTGCGCTCGATCGCGATGTTTGAGGCGAACAGCCTTTTGAAAGGCCCTTACACGGTTTCGCTAGTTCAGGGCGTTTCTAGTGGCATGCCGGCACGTACAGACCTTTTGCCCATTTTGGTGGATGAACTCGGGCCTGGAAAGCACTGGCAGTCAATCGTGATTGGGCGCGACGAGGTCTGGGAAATTCACCGAAAGACAGCTGAGCTCGGCGGCCATTTGCGATGCGGCGTGGAAGATACCTTCTATCTGGAAGATGGCTCCAAAGTAGACGGCAACGGGCCGCTGATCGCGGCTCTCGCAAAAGTCGCGGAAGACGCTGGCCGCAAGGTCGCAAGCCCGGATGAAGCTCGCGAGCTCCTGCGCCCAAGGACAAGTGCTTAG
- a CDS encoding serpin family protein, whose translation MKPYLPLLLALSLAACGDSDSQTPDTPNNTNGTNNQTIQTNNQTTTNNGSNNGSNNTVAPEFETARSELSRVTSPNLPAGHLEQLVDGNTEFALDLLKEVGPAEAGNLVFSPHSISTALGMTHAGARNATETAIASTMHYTLPQTDLHPAFNALALELESRGQGASASDGTPFKLNINNALWLRTGTTFEPAFLDVLGQYYGAGVNLLNFPADADGSRIIINEWVADQTEDMIQDLLAPNSITPDTVAVLTNAIYFNASWRVVFPEDSPDATFTLGDGTEVSVPTMSQMESFGHVERADYHMVELPYDGQEVSFVALLPKNMSVQDLESGLTATELSDAFGALQTKTVDLSMPKFKFETPLGLAETLQTLGMTEAFSANADFSGMTPDLNLAIGDVIHKAIIDVNEKGTEAAAATAVVIVDTSVPVADVELDLNRPFLFLIRDVETNAILFLGRLADPR comes from the coding sequence ATGAAACCCTACCTTCCTCTACTACTCGCCCTAAGCCTTGCTGCATGCGGTGATTCGGACAGTCAGACGCCAGACACCCCGAATAATACCAACGGCACGAACAACCAGACGATTCAGACTAATAATCAAACGACGACCAATAATGGGTCGAATAACGGTTCGAACAACACCGTAGCCCCCGAGTTTGAGACGGCGCGCTCGGAGCTTTCACGCGTCACCAGTCCGAACCTACCCGCAGGGCATCTCGAGCAGCTGGTGGACGGAAACACCGAGTTTGCTCTCGACCTCTTGAAGGAAGTTGGCCCAGCAGAGGCCGGAAACCTCGTCTTCTCCCCGCATAGTATTTCGACGGCTCTTGGCATGACACATGCCGGAGCTCGAAACGCCACCGAGACGGCAATTGCATCAACCATGCATTACACCTTGCCGCAGACAGACCTGCATCCCGCGTTCAACGCACTTGCGCTTGAACTTGAATCGCGTGGACAGGGGGCGAGTGCCTCGGACGGCACGCCCTTTAAACTCAACATCAATAACGCGCTCTGGTTGCGAACCGGCACCACGTTTGAGCCGGCCTTCCTCGATGTGCTCGGCCAATACTACGGGGCCGGCGTGAACCTTCTGAACTTCCCGGCCGATGCCGACGGCTCGCGCATCATCATCAACGAGTGGGTGGCGGACCAAACCGAAGATATGATCCAAGACTTGCTCGCCCCGAACTCCATCACGCCGGATACTGTGGCGGTTCTGACGAACGCAATCTACTTCAACGCCTCGTGGAGAGTCGTGTTCCCGGAAGATTCGCCGGACGCCACATTCACGCTCGGTGACGGCACTGAGGTCAGCGTTCCAACCATGAGCCAGATGGAGTCCTTCGGACATGTGGAGCGCGCAGACTACCATATGGTGGAGCTTCCCTACGATGGCCAGGAAGTGAGCTTTGTGGCGCTTCTACCTAAGAATATGAGCGTGCAGGACCTCGAGTCGGGTTTGACGGCCACCGAGCTTTCAGATGCCTTCGGTGCGTTGCAGACCAAGACCGTTGACCTCTCGATGCCGAAGTTCAAGTTCGAGACTCCGCTTGGGCTGGCCGAAACCCTTCAAACCCTAGGAATGACCGAGGCCTTCTCGGCAAACGCCGATTTCTCGGGCATGACGCCTGACCTGAACCTGGCCATCGGGGACGTCATCCATAAGGCGATTATCGATGTGAACGAGAAGGGCACCGAAGCCGCGGCCGCAACCGCCGTGGTCATTGTGGACACGAGCGTGCCGGTCGCCGATGTTGAGTTGGACTTGAATCGTCCGTTCCTCTTCCTGATTCGTGATGTCGAAACGAACGCAATTCTCTTCCTCGGCCGTCTGGCTGATCCCCGCTAA
- a CDS encoding CIA30 family protein, translated as MDQLRVNIDISNWQTVDDVVMGGRSRSNIVEADGVLRFEGEVSLENNGGFCSARNAGLWDLGGATGLVWTMRGSSRDFEATLRTAEIPESTSFRCAFRPEADWQDFDFKFDDFRLFRRGQLVSEVERPDPSQLVSFGFLLADASPGPFWLELERILANT; from the coding sequence GTGGATCAATTGCGTGTCAACATAGATATCTCCAACTGGCAGACGGTTGACGATGTGGTCATGGGCGGGAGATCGCGTAGCAATATCGTTGAAGCGGACGGTGTACTTCGTTTTGAAGGTGAAGTCTCGCTGGAGAATAACGGTGGGTTCTGCTCCGCTCGAAATGCAGGGCTCTGGGACCTTGGGGGCGCGACCGGGCTGGTGTGGACCATGCGCGGGTCATCAAGAGATTTTGAAGCTACCTTACGAACGGCGGAGATTCCCGAGAGCACGAGCTTTCGGTGTGCGTTTAGGCCAGAGGCCGACTGGCAAGACTTTGACTTCAAGTTCGACGACTTTCGGCTCTTTCGTCGTGGCCAACTGGTCTCCGAAGTCGAGCGCCCGGATCCCTCCCAATTGGTGTCCTTCGGCTTCCTCTTGGCCGACGCCTCGCCCGGCCCATTTTGGCTGGAGCTAGAGCGCATACTTGCCAATACCTAA
- a CDS encoding NCS1 family nucleobase:cation symporter-1, whose amino-acid sequence MLQNPDPSLLNDDIAPTPEGGRVWSVHHMASLWIGMVVCVPTYLLAGGLVEAGMNWWQAVLTVCLGNAIVLIPMILNGHPGTKYGIPFPVLARASFGILGANVASVMRGLVACGWFGINTWIGGAAIYQLLLALMGPETGGEALPLLGINALELICFLVFWTVQAVIIWRGIESIKVLETIAAPFLVIMGLLLMGWAWNKADGFGPMFSAPSQFIEGGPKEGQFWSVFFPSLTAMVGFWATLSLNIPDFTRYAKSQRDQILGQAIGLPTFMTLFAFISVAVTSATIVIYGEPISDPVALLGRMGGGISIILALIALTVATLSTNIAANVVSPANAIINLAPQKFDFRVGGMITAGLGIAMFPWKILESAGSYIFTWLVGYSALLGAIGGILIIDYFLIRKTELNLDALYHRSGEYWYKSGYNPVAMVALFAGIIPNVPGFLVQAGFLGADTVPLFFQTLYTYAWFVGFGVAGAVHFAGTKLMSKPD is encoded by the coding sequence GTGCTTCAGAACCCCGATCCGTCGCTTCTGAATGACGATATTGCGCCCACGCCGGAAGGCGGGCGCGTATGGTCTGTTCATCATATGGCATCGTTGTGGATTGGTATGGTGGTTTGTGTGCCCACCTACCTCTTGGCCGGAGGCCTCGTGGAGGCCGGCATGAACTGGTGGCAAGCCGTGCTCACGGTGTGCCTCGGGAATGCCATCGTGCTGATTCCGATGATTCTAAACGGCCATCCCGGCACCAAGTACGGCATCCCATTTCCGGTGCTCGCGAGGGCTAGTTTTGGAATTCTTGGGGCAAACGTGGCGTCGGTGATGCGCGGGCTTGTGGCGTGCGGTTGGTTCGGCATCAACACCTGGATTGGTGGCGCGGCTATCTACCAGCTCCTGCTCGCGCTCATGGGGCCCGAAACAGGCGGCGAGGCATTGCCGCTGCTCGGGATCAACGCGCTCGAACTCATCTGCTTCCTCGTCTTCTGGACGGTACAGGCGGTGATTATCTGGAGAGGCATCGAGTCCATCAAAGTGCTCGAGACTATCGCGGCGCCCTTCCTCGTGATCATGGGTCTTCTGCTCATGGGTTGGGCGTGGAATAAGGCCGACGGCTTTGGGCCCATGTTCTCTGCGCCTTCGCAATTCATTGAGGGAGGTCCGAAAGAAGGCCAGTTCTGGTCGGTATTCTTTCCATCTCTGACGGCGATGGTGGGTTTCTGGGCGACCCTCTCGCTCAACATTCCCGACTTCACGCGCTATGCGAAATCACAGCGCGACCAGATTTTGGGTCAGGCGATTGGGCTTCCTACGTTCATGACGCTCTTTGCGTTCATCAGCGTGGCCGTGACGTCGGCGACCATCGTGATTTACGGAGAGCCTATTTCGGACCCTGTGGCGCTGCTCGGGCGCATGGGTGGCGGCATCAGCATTATCCTGGCGCTCATCGCCCTCACGGTAGCGACCTTGTCCACCAATATTGCGGCGAACGTCGTCTCTCCAGCAAACGCCATCATCAACCTCGCCCCGCAGAAATTCGATTTCCGCGTGGGCGGAATGATCACGGCGGGGCTTGGTATCGCGATGTTCCCTTGGAAGATTCTGGAGTCCGCCGGAAGCTATATCTTCACCTGGTTGGTGGGTTATTCAGCGCTACTCGGGGCGATTGGTGGAATCCTCATCATCGACTACTTCTTGATTCGGAAGACTGAGCTGAACTTAGACGCTCTTTACCATCGTAGCGGCGAATATTGGTACAAATCGGGGTATAACCCGGTGGCCATGGTAGCTCTCTTTGCCGGCATCATTCCTAACGTTCCGGGCTTTTTGGTACAGGCAGGGTTTCTTGGGGCGGACACGGTCCCCTTGTTCTTCCAGACGCTCTACACCTACGCGTGGTTCGTGGGCTTTGGTGTTGCGGGCGCGGTGCATTTTGCAGGTACCAAACTTATGTCCAAACCAGATTGA
- a CDS encoding SIMPL domain-containing protein gives MTQAVPYPNGVTTFGSCVVHIEPDFATINVGVSRRSAKLEEASAQVKGVAATLKGYFPRAGVESTRASRLHIETVSAPDGTVKEFVASTHFNLTVRDVERLESIISGAMSAGANVFNGITMRSSRLREARAEARQGAFLASLKRAEQYAEAAGIKLGRVIHVEEVPDEELDAKLDELDEFDTSGAYSQTSIAVRAAVRVAFSIKAGKMVAATGTFPTFDP, from the coding sequence ATGACTCAAGCGGTGCCCTATCCGAATGGCGTGACCACCTTCGGTTCTTGCGTGGTCCATATCGAACCCGATTTCGCCACCATCAACGTGGGGGTGAGTCGGAGATCTGCCAAACTCGAGGAGGCGAGCGCGCAGGTAAAGGGTGTTGCGGCGACGCTCAAAGGGTATTTCCCGAGAGCGGGTGTCGAGAGCACACGCGCCTCCAGGCTTCATATAGAGACCGTGAGCGCGCCCGATGGCACAGTTAAGGAGTTTGTGGCGTCCACACACTTCAACTTGACTGTACGCGACGTTGAGCGCCTTGAGTCGATCATCAGCGGGGCCATGAGCGCCGGCGCGAACGTGTTTAACGGCATCACCATGCGCTCAAGCCGGCTGCGAGAAGCCCGCGCCGAGGCGCGCCAGGGCGCGTTTTTGGCGTCGCTCAAACGTGCCGAACAATACGCCGAAGCCGCGGGAATCAAGCTAGGGCGCGTGATCCACGTGGAAGAAGTGCCCGACGAAGAGTTGGACGCAAAGCTCGATGAACTCGATGAATTCGACACTTCGGGCGCCTATTCACAGACGTCCATAGCCGTGAGAGCCGCCGTGCGCGTTGCGTTCTCCATCAAGGCCGGCAAGATGGTTGCGGCAACAGGCACCTTCCCTACCTTTGATCCTTGA
- a CDS encoding PD40 domain-containing protein → MYTRILIALSCFLAPASALAIDHPIAYVRCERTTAEFDVTMDVVLSGVAQSVTRTMRGLDVYDIMPDVTHFFSGFSAPCDLVLREPDGQERVLYSCSDTSTEENACAAMDPAVSFDGKTIAFSVFRGSLTNQSEPIHPRVVHPDAENAQTQRMTLPNRVLSATEAQLHLVDVETGEVRELPHEEGAFDAGPTFLANGRIAFTSSREGHTATMVFGTNSSGRGSRIYTVDPDGRNLDIASHHSLAQEQHPFALKDGRVAYTSWQIFGGLAFRHTNGSPGGFTTIGNLFHIYTQYPDGAEQFAFYGQHAGDHTPVSATNVDHKAAHFLTQTSDERVWFADYYRGNNSGLGVVVGVMPEPEGQEGIGPHEAEVAGDIFAPRDIVRLTQWSTSGDNMARPMPEPAYNHPEYSDPLPFAGKVGHPSALPRNDLMVAWGKGACSTVSGNGIFGALGMEAPPLTSGSGAGTAMNVITSLGLDTPGCDVGIYRATAVPSTHPSDLELIVDSRDWHEIQARVVVPYSAIHGIEKPVLIEPADLRASHPDLEVGTPFGLLGAASIVDRETHPWGGLRFQGEGQFHRQGTDTIEYQDDDLCGVRILALLPNRGRDTWKEISNTAGERVRILGEFPVRKTQDPYDTSFLVRFPANIPYMMQGIDCDGRTLNTDQTWQSLRPGEVKTCGGCHVHSRPSNEDFEDTLAARPDYITHRLGEGVVPILAGGSLSEVSLLEYRAPGLSVTFEEDILPIFEQRCASCHSSDSPAAGLVLDRPGTEGGDTPSTWFCLVRDKAQSCVPEELKHTTGAGGSGHTFRRPQLTRYVRAFNSRASLLYWKAANQRTDLRTDETFSDPSDVVYHDIDFGADHPTDMTAEELGLLSRWIDIGAAGGPDERRDTLRPTLNLAATIDGASLTRLHVGTADIGSGVDGESLEVCIVDGDACGPNLASGAHSAGVVSLDLASPLSDPELEVRASVSDLAGNQTVVQRTVSWLLRSPPEPPVRPETPVDPENPENPDPDNPSNPEAPVTAAGDKGCGCGAAQGAPNALILLLLVCVRLRTRRTRRQTY, encoded by the coding sequence ATGTATACTCGAATCCTAATTGCCCTCTCGTGCTTTCTAGCGCCGGCCAGTGCTCTGGCGATTGACCATCCAATAGCTTACGTTCGGTGTGAACGAACGACCGCAGAATTTGACGTGACCATGGACGTGGTTCTCAGCGGCGTAGCTCAATCCGTGACCCGAACGATGCGAGGTCTGGACGTCTACGATATCATGCCCGACGTCACCCATTTCTTCTCGGGGTTTTCGGCACCCTGTGACCTGGTGCTCCGCGAGCCCGACGGTCAAGAACGTGTGCTTTACAGCTGCTCGGACACGTCCACCGAGGAGAACGCCTGCGCCGCGATGGACCCCGCGGTTTCGTTTGACGGCAAGACGATCGCGTTCTCGGTGTTCCGAGGAAGCCTCACCAATCAGTCCGAGCCCATCCATCCGCGCGTGGTACACCCGGATGCCGAAAACGCTCAGACTCAGCGTATGACGCTGCCAAACCGCGTGCTCTCAGCCACTGAGGCACAGCTCCACCTGGTTGATGTGGAAACCGGCGAGGTCCGCGAGCTGCCTCATGAAGAGGGGGCTTTTGATGCCGGCCCTACATTTCTGGCGAACGGCAGAATTGCGTTCACCTCGTCGCGTGAGGGACATACGGCGACCATGGTCTTCGGCACCAATTCGTCGGGGCGAGGCTCCAGGATTTACACCGTGGATCCGGACGGCAGAAACCTCGATATCGCGAGTCACCATTCGCTCGCGCAGGAACAACACCCGTTCGCTCTCAAAGACGGCCGCGTCGCCTACACGAGCTGGCAAATCTTCGGCGGGCTCGCCTTTCGACACACCAACGGCTCGCCCGGCGGTTTTACAACCATCGGAAACCTCTTTCATATTTACACACAGTACCCGGATGGGGCTGAGCAGTTCGCCTTCTACGGCCAGCATGCGGGCGACCACACCCCTGTGAGCGCCACGAACGTGGACCATAAGGCGGCCCACTTTTTGACCCAAACCAGTGATGAGCGCGTGTGGTTTGCAGATTACTATCGCGGCAACAACTCGGGTCTGGGCGTGGTGGTTGGCGTGATGCCCGAGCCAGAAGGGCAAGAAGGCATCGGGCCACATGAGGCCGAGGTGGCGGGCGATATCTTCGCGCCTCGGGACATCGTCCGCCTGACGCAATGGTCCACGTCCGGCGATAATATGGCACGCCCCATGCCGGAGCCTGCGTACAATCATCCCGAGTATTCCGATCCGTTGCCCTTTGCCGGTAAGGTTGGTCATCCAAGTGCGCTGCCGCGGAACGACCTCATGGTGGCCTGGGGTAAAGGCGCCTGTAGTACGGTCTCCGGGAATGGGATATTTGGTGCGCTTGGTATGGAAGCTCCACCACTAACGAGTGGGTCCGGCGCTGGTACCGCCATGAACGTCATCACCTCGCTTGGACTTGATACCCCAGGGTGTGACGTTGGCATCTATCGTGCCACGGCGGTTCCATCCACACACCCATCCGACCTTGAACTGATTGTGGATTCGAGGGATTGGCACGAGATACAGGCGCGTGTGGTGGTGCCGTACTCGGCCATTCACGGCATTGAAAAACCGGTGCTCATCGAACCCGCCGATCTAAGGGCAAGTCACCCAGATTTGGAGGTTGGAACGCCTTTCGGACTCCTCGGCGCCGCCTCGATTGTGGACCGCGAAACCCATCCGTGGGGTGGCCTGCGTTTCCAGGGTGAAGGGCAGTTTCACCGACAGGGTACGGACACCATCGAGTATCAGGACGACGATCTCTGCGGCGTTCGCATCCTTGCGTTGCTCCCAAATCGTGGGCGTGACACGTGGAAGGAAATCTCGAATACGGCCGGCGAACGCGTGCGAATTCTGGGAGAGTTTCCGGTGCGAAAGACCCAAGACCCTTACGACACGAGCTTTTTGGTCCGGTTTCCTGCGAATATCCCGTACATGATGCAGGGGATCGACTGTGATGGCCGCACCCTAAACACCGACCAAACCTGGCAGAGTCTGCGCCCGGGCGAAGTCAAGACCTGCGGTGGATGCCACGTACATTCTCGCCCTTCCAACGAGGATTTTGAGGACACGCTCGCGGCGCGCCCCGACTACATCACTCATAGACTCGGCGAGGGTGTGGTCCCGATTCTGGCTGGCGGCTCGCTCAGCGAGGTTTCATTGCTGGAATACAGGGCGCCTGGCCTTTCGGTGACCTTTGAGGAGGATATCCTGCCGATCTTCGAGCAACGTTGCGCCTCGTGCCATAGCTCGGACTCTCCGGCAGCAGGACTCGTGCTTGACCGGCCAGGTACCGAGGGTGGTGATACGCCTTCGACATGGTTCTGTTTGGTACGCGACAAGGCCCAGAGCTGTGTGCCCGAAGAGCTGAAACATACCACCGGTGCGGGCGGAAGTGGCCACACGTTCAGGCGACCGCAGCTTACACGGTACGTCCGAGCCTTCAATTCGCGCGCGAGTCTGCTCTACTGGAAGGCCGCCAACCAACGCACCGACCTTCGAACCGATGAGACGTTCTCCGACCCGTCGGATGTGGTCTATCACGACATCGACTTTGGAGCGGACCACCCCACGGATATGACTGCCGAGGAGCTCGGTTTACTCTCGCGGTGGATCGATATCGGCGCGGCTGGTGGCCCCGATGAGAGACGCGATACTTTGCGGCCTACGCTGAATCTAGCTGCGACGATTGACGGCGCGAGCTTGACTCGGCTTCATGTAGGGACGGCTGATATCGGCTCGGGGGTTGATGGCGAGTCGCTTGAAGTCTGCATTGTGGATGGCGATGCCTGTGGTCCAAATCTGGCTTCGGGAGCCCATAGTGCGGGAGTTGTTAGCTTAGATCTCGCGAGCCCGTTGAGTGATCCCGAGCTCGAGGTGCGTGCCAGCGTTTCGGACCTCGCTGGAAATCAAACCGTCGTGCAGCGCACGGTTTCCTGGCTCCTGCGTTCGCCACCAGAGCCACCCGTACGCCCCGAAACTCCGGTGGATCCCGAAAACCCTGAGAATCCGGACCCAGATAACCCGTCGAACCCCGAGGCGCCCGTTACGGCCGCGGGCGACAAAGGCTGCGGGTGTGGAGCAGCACAGGGCGCACCGAACGCGTTGATTCTTCTACTCTTAGTCTGTGTCAGGCTCAGGACTCGACGCACACGCAGGCAGACGTACTGA
- a CDS encoding thymidine phosphorylase: MRAVDIIAKKRDGHELSPSELKFMVESFSKDELPDYQMAAFLMAVFFQSMSAAELAPWADAMLNSGEIIDLSQISGYKVDKHSTGGVGDKISLILAPLAVAIGLKVPMISGRGLGHTGGTLDKLESIPGFNVNLSVEDFKRMVDEVGMSLIGQTAEVAPADKRLYALRDVTATVECIPLIASSIMSKKLAEGINGLVLDVKVGTGAFMKNLENARLLAQTMIDIGTRMNCDVTALITDMNQPLGHMIGNALEVHESIETLRGEGPKDIVDLSVELVWEMAKLAHGADAPSRESIHDTLQSGAALEHFAKTIEWQGGDRRVCDDLSLLPQAAKTMVFEAPATGFLTGTNAQEIGLAATELGAGRNTKEDTIDPAVGLKLHKKLGDRVEKGEPLVTLYVNPSSKVDACTARLEGAFEFGESAVAPKLLLDRLGA; this comes from the coding sequence ATGCGCGCTGTAGATATCATTGCAAAGAAGAGAGATGGACACGAACTAAGCCCTTCGGAGCTCAAGTTCATGGTGGAATCGTTCTCGAAGGACGAGCTTCCGGATTATCAGATGGCGGCGTTCCTGATGGCTGTCTTCTTCCAGTCGATGAGTGCCGCCGAGCTTGCGCCGTGGGCCGACGCGATGCTGAACTCGGGCGAAATCATCGATTTGAGCCAGATTTCGGGCTACAAAGTAGATAAGCATTCAACTGGCGGCGTCGGCGACAAGATCTCCCTCATACTCGCCCCTCTTGCGGTGGCCATTGGCCTCAAAGTCCCCATGATTTCGGGCCGCGGACTTGGTCACACGGGCGGCACCCTGGACAAGTTGGAGAGCATCCCCGGGTTCAATGTGAACCTGAGCGTGGAGGACTTTAAGCGCATGGTAGACGAAGTCGGAATGTCCCTGATTGGGCAGACGGCCGAGGTTGCGCCTGCGGATAAGCGGCTCTACGCGCTACGCGACGTGACGGCCACTGTGGAGTGCATTCCGCTCATCGCGAGCTCCATCATGAGTAAGAAGCTCGCCGAAGGCATCAATGGCCTCGTGCTGGACGTCAAAGTTGGCACCGGCGCGTTCATGAAGAATTTGGAGAACGCGCGCCTTCTCGCGCAGACCATGATCGATATCGGTACGCGAATGAACTGCGATGTAACGGCGCTGATTACGGATATGAACCAGCCGCTCGGTCACATGATCGGGAACGCGCTCGAGGTGCATGAGAGCATCGAGACGCTGCGCGGTGAGGGCCCAAAAGATATCGTGGATCTGAGCGTGGAGCTCGTCTGGGAGATGGCGAAGCTCGCGCACGGAGCCGACGCGCCATCGCGCGAGTCCATTCACGACACTCTGCAGAGTGGAGCGGCGCTGGAGCATTTTGCCAAAACCATCGAGTGGCAGGGCGGCGACAGGCGTGTGTGTGACGACCTTAGTCTGCTTCCGCAAGCCGCAAAAACCATGGTGTTCGAAGCGCCTGCAACCGGCTTCTTGACCGGCACCAACGCGCAGGAAATCGGGCTCGCGGCCACCGAGCTCGGTGCGGGAAGAAATACCAAAGAGGACACGATCGACCCTGCGGTGGGCCTGAAGCTCCACAAGAAGCTCGGGGATCGGGTGGAAAAAGGCGAGCCTCTTGTCACACTCTACGTCAATCCGTCTTCGAAAGTGGACGCGTGCACGGCGAGGCTTGAGGGTGCTTTTGAGTTCGGTGAATCTGCCGTAGCGCCTAAGCTTTTGCTAGACCGTTTGGGCGCATGA
- a CDS encoding NUDIX hydrolase, translating into MSSAWGIIHHNSHVLFIRRSFEVGRGGQWCPPGGTMWRNETPEVACVREVYEETGLRVSIQRPIAKFDSAHYILCKLNNENAEVTLRPRECIDSRWVSPKELLTLGTVMDLRRIIPVLQMAELATPRVPDGLKLSEPDPWD; encoded by the coding sequence ATGAGTTCAGCGTGGGGAATTATTCACCACAATTCGCATGTGCTCTTTATCCGACGCTCTTTTGAGGTGGGTCGTGGGGGACAGTGGTGCCCGCCTGGCGGCACGATGTGGCGTAACGAAACCCCGGAAGTCGCCTGCGTGCGCGAGGTCTACGAAGAGACTGGCCTGCGTGTTTCCATCCAGCGACCCATCGCGAAATTCGACTCCGCGCACTATATTTTGTGCAAGCTCAACAACGAGAATGCCGAGGTCACCCTTCGGCCGCGTGAGTGCATCGACTCGCGCTGGGTCTCACCCAAAGAGCTCCTAACTCTGGGCACCGTGATGGATTTGCGCCGCATCATTCCGGTGCTGCAGATGGCTGAGTTGGCTACTCCGAGAGTCCCCGATGGACTCAAGTTGAGTGAGCCCGACCCCTGGGACTAG